In Magnolia sinica isolate HGM2019 chromosome 12, MsV1, whole genome shotgun sequence, a single genomic region encodes these proteins:
- the LOC131221988 gene encoding uncharacterized protein LOC131221988, producing the protein MPLRVREAMRGRSRGRAPSRRAHQPAAGNRKTLFVGNLPFSCSMEDLYKIFQRYCRIEEVFLSHFPGTSKSRGYAFIRYRYEDDAWAAIGVLDGGKGCWIRLYGILAHAWLEIVIVVLGNAFGSVLQIDTNAKLGLFQMRTGIRLKLGFHSSFSNSGERDKIWVFANSQLNIVVLSISYQMFTMQEGDRNTKFFHVLAKDKIRRAGISHILDDQCQEITNLLDIKSAAISHFQSAFQADPSISHSDLSHIIPSLISANDNASLVAPPSIQEVQQALSAIPKDGALGPNGFTTAFFSSCWTIVGPDLVKAAAFWFQGGPLPKAFCLSLICLIPKGAAPASFGDFRPISLCNVVYKLFSKMLATRLRLLLPNIISLEQGAFISGRPIIENIALAQELVRNLNRKVRGGNLMLKLDLEKAYDRVDWTFLKGVLKCFDFDEASIALLESC; encoded by the exons ATGCCTCTCCGAGTTCGGGAAGCAATGAGAGGCCGCTCAAGGGGTAGAGCCCCCTCGAGAAGGGCTCATCAGCCGGCAGCAGGTAACCGTAAAACTCTGTTTGTGGGGAATCTCCCCTTCAGTTGCTCCATGGAGGATCTCTACAAAATTTTCCAGCGCTACTGCAGGATTGAAGAGGTCTTTCTTTCCCATTTCCCAGGCACCAGCAAGTCCAGGGGTTATGCGTTTATAAGATATAGGTATGAAGATGATGCCTGGGCGGCTATAGGGGTTCTGGATG GTGGCAAAGGCTGTTGGATAAGGTTATATGGGATTCTCGCTCATGCTTGGTTGGAAATCGTCATAGTGGTTCTTGGGAATGCTTTCGGGAGCGTCTTGCAGATTGATACGAATGCCAAACTTGGGTTGTTCCAGAT GAGAACGGGAATTAGGCTCAAGCTAGGCTTCCATTCCTCATTCTCGAATTCAGGGGAACGTGACAAAATCTGGGTGTTCGCCAATTCTCAGCTGAACATCGTGGTCCTCTCCATTTCTTATCAGATGTTTACCATGCAG GAAGGAGATAGGAATACAAAATTCTTCCACGTGCTGGCGAAGGACAAAATCAGAAGAGCAGGTATTAGTCATATCTTGGATGATCAGTGCCAGGAAATTACGAACCTCCTGGATATTAAATCAGCAGCTATTTCCCACTTCCAATCAGCGTTTCAGGCTGATCCGTCTATCAGCCACTCGGATCTCTCCCATATTATCCCGAGCCTTATCTCAGCCAATGATAACGCTTCGTTGGTTGCCCCTCCTTCGATTCAGGAAGTCCAGCAAGCTCTCTCGGCTATTCCAAAAGATGGGGCCCTGGGACCGAATGGATTCACGACGGCCTTCTTTTCATCGTGTTGGACAATTGTGGGGCCGGATCTTGTCAAGGCAGCCGCCTTCTGGTTTCAAGGAGGGCCCCTGCCTAAGGCCTTCTGCTTATCCCTAATTTGCCTTATCCCCAAAGGGGCCGCTCCTGCGTCTTTTGGTGATTTTAGACCAATCAGTTTGTGTAATGTTGTCTACAAGCTGTTCTCTAAGATGCTTGCCACAAGGCTCAGGCTGCTCCTTCCAAACATCATATCACTAGAACAAGGGGCTTTCATTTCGGGGCGCCCTATTATCGAGAATATTGCGCTGGCCCAGGAATTGGTTCGGAACCTTAATAGGAAAGTGCGTGGCGGGAACTTAATGCTGAAATTAGACCTTGAAAAGGCTTATGATCGTGTTGACTGGACGTTCCTTAAGGGGGTGCTTAAGTGCTTTGACTTCGATGAAGCTAGCATCGCCCTTCTGGAATCCTGTTAG
- the LOC131220877 gene encoding actin-depolymerizing factor isoform X1, whose product MSFLRSSISNKAFGFQSNASSGMGVADQCKHTFLELQRKKVHRYVIFKIDEKRKEVVVEKTGGPAESYDDFVASMPENDCRYAIYDFDFVTQENCQKSKIFFIAWSPSVSRIRAKMLYATSKDRFRRELDGIHYEIQATDPSEMDLEVLRERAH is encoded by the exons ATGTCGTTCCTCAGATCATCT ATATCTAACAAGGCTTTTGGATTTCAGTCGAATGCATCTTCGGGGATGGGTGTCGCCGACCAATGCAAGCATACATTTCTGGAGCTACAAAGGAAGAAGGTGCACCGCTATGTGATATTTAAGATCGACGAGAAGCGAAAAGAGGTCGTTGTGGAGAAGACAGGTGGCCCAGCCGAAAGCTACGATGACTTTGTGGCCTCTATGCCAGAAAACGATTGTCGATATGCCATCTACGATTTCGACTTTGTTACCCAAGAGAACTGCCAGAAGAGCAAGATTTTCTTCATTGCATG GTCACCGTCGGTGTCGCGAATCCGAGCCAAGATGCTGTATGCAACCTCAAAAGACCGTTTCAGGCGGGAGCTTGACGGAATTCACTATGAGATTCAGGCGACTGACCCATCTGAAATGGACCTTGAAGTGCTACGAGAACGTGCACATTAG
- the LOC131220877 gene encoding actin-depolymerizing factor isoform X2, whose amino-acid sequence MSFLRSSSNASSGMGVADQCKHTFLELQRKKVHRYVIFKIDEKRKEVVVEKTGGPAESYDDFVASMPENDCRYAIYDFDFVTQENCQKSKIFFIAWSPSVSRIRAKMLYATSKDRFRRELDGIHYEIQATDPSEMDLEVLRERAH is encoded by the exons ATGTCGTTCCTCAGATCATCT TCGAATGCATCTTCGGGGATGGGTGTCGCCGACCAATGCAAGCATACATTTCTGGAGCTACAAAGGAAGAAGGTGCACCGCTATGTGATATTTAAGATCGACGAGAAGCGAAAAGAGGTCGTTGTGGAGAAGACAGGTGGCCCAGCCGAAAGCTACGATGACTTTGTGGCCTCTATGCCAGAAAACGATTGTCGATATGCCATCTACGATTTCGACTTTGTTACCCAAGAGAACTGCCAGAAGAGCAAGATTTTCTTCATTGCATG GTCACCGTCGGTGTCGCGAATCCGAGCCAAGATGCTGTATGCAACCTCAAAAGACCGTTTCAGGCGGGAGCTTGACGGAATTCACTATGAGATTCAGGCGACTGACCCATCTGAAATGGACCTTGAAGTGCTACGAGAACGTGCACATTAG
- the LOC131220877 gene encoding actin-depolymerizing factor isoform X3 gives MGVADQCKHTFLELQRKKVHRYVIFKIDEKRKEVVVEKTGGPAESYDDFVASMPENDCRYAIYDFDFVTQENCQKSKIFFIAWSPSVSRIRAKMLYATSKDRFRRELDGIHYEIQATDPSEMDLEVLRERAH, from the exons ATGGGTGTCGCCGACCAATGCAAGCATACATTTCTGGAGCTACAAAGGAAGAAGGTGCACCGCTATGTGATATTTAAGATCGACGAGAAGCGAAAAGAGGTCGTTGTGGAGAAGACAGGTGGCCCAGCCGAAAGCTACGATGACTTTGTGGCCTCTATGCCAGAAAACGATTGTCGATATGCCATCTACGATTTCGACTTTGTTACCCAAGAGAACTGCCAGAAGAGCAAGATTTTCTTCATTGCATG GTCACCGTCGGTGTCGCGAATCCGAGCCAAGATGCTGTATGCAACCTCAAAAGACCGTTTCAGGCGGGAGCTTGACGGAATTCACTATGAGATTCAGGCGACTGACCCATCTGAAATGGACCTTGAAGTGCTACGAGAACGTGCACATTAG